A genome region from Anastrepha ludens isolate Willacy chromosome 3, idAnaLude1.1, whole genome shotgun sequence includes the following:
- the LOC128856778 gene encoding putative mediator of RNA polymerase II transcription subunit 26, whose product MQNEIYPGFAKLQTSESPKFANASKMQTSKVIAPGNFVASEISDDNYTHDILQNRTLNPDFAEKSNNLKTTKRNYRSQSSGSSARDFIPSEDLDNLELCIPHSNVAREFDRGNNMLSGACCDSYSGESNSADRRRKGHGRRCNRNVERSHQVNWPRNITATMERFEPAQSNRPPSSASSLDYGFAASVVTSAAELPHCSQITQPLEVPKHDIEMLRGAGSMNHVYSYAYYEPGSVKCHSNNPRNNGQMLNTTTMRSNNVETSKNAHRNSIRTLLSKGFRSKSIAGQSISLSPSPSPSPCVEDRHTYTTRYGTTENLYEEVNEQKIRKVLSDNRIEVSAANNVKEELRRVQHNHFRVLDELNLSLEALIMPPSPLNLSPNNRQDMEDTTGKVDISVAIGNISTPSTVSSSSPNLPQKPRRFGLLGGDSSSLLSSGQSHDFSNNSLENVSVTFHSMDLKDRPHNSSNNPEFDEGDLDSGFSGSGSSSGASCNESLRDYKIGSTLLTRNQSFLHKKNLCYSPTSSGVFASKTSVASHEDVVPGNKNNEVTSFVCVHRCSDTNKLSMPSTSTGPKSKNSFWSMKS is encoded by the exons ATGCAGAACGAGATATACCCAGGATTTGCCAAACTGCAAACCTCGGAATCACCAAAATTTGCAAACGCTTCCAAAATGCAGACTTCTAAAGTGATAGCTCCTGGGAACTTTGTCGCATCAGAAATTAGTGATGATAATTATACGCATGATATACTGCAGAATCGCACATTGAATCCAGATTTTGCAGAAAagtcaaataatttaaagaccACCAAAAGGAATTACCGAAGCCAGAGCAGTGGGAGTAGTGCTCGAGATTTCATCCCTTCGGAAGATCTTGATAACTTAGAGCTGTGTATACCACATTCGAACGTAGCAAGGGAATTTGATCGTGGTAACAATATGCTTTCAGGCGCATGTTGTGATAGCTATTCTGGTGAGTCCAATTCTGCTGACCGGCGGAGAAAGGGACATGGACGTCGATGCAATAGAAATGTAGAAAGATCTCATCAG gtGAATTGGCCGCGTAACATTACCGCTACAATGGAACGTTTTGAACCTGCGCAGAGTAATagaccgccttcctctgcatctTCTTTGGATTACGGGTTCGCTGCTAGTGTAGTTACTTCGGCGGCAGAACTACCGCACTGTTCGCAGATAACACAACCTCTTGAAGTGCCGAAACATGACATTGAGATGCTCAGAGGAGCTGGATCAATGAATCATGTCTACTCCTACGCATATTATGAACCAGGATCTGTAAAATGTCATTCAAATAATCCGCGGAATAATGGGCAAATGTTAAACACTACGACAATGCGTTCCAATAACGTGGAAACTTCTAAGAATGCACATCGCAACTCCATTCGTACTTTACTCTCAAAAGGTTTTCGTTCCAAATCAATTGCTGGACAATCTATATCTTTGTCTCCATCTCCGTCTCCGTCTCCATGTGTGGAAGATCGCCATACTTATACAACTCGATATGGAACAACGGAAAACCTGTACGAAGAAGTAAACGAGCAAAAGATTAGAAAAGTTCTTTCCGATAATCGTATTGAAGTTTCCGCTGCTAATAATGTAAAAGAAGAGCTTCGTCGAGTTCAACACAACCACTTTCGTGTACTGGATGAGCTAAATTTATCTCTGGAAGCTTTAATTATGCCTCCTAGTCCACTAAACCTAAGTCCTAACAATAGGCAGGACATGGAGGATACCACAGGGAAGGTTGACATTTCTGTAGCTATCGGAAATATCTCAACGCCTTCAACGGTTTCTTCTTCATCGCCAAATTTACCGCAAAAACCACGGCGGTTTGGTTTGCTTGGAGGTGATTCATCTTCATTACTCTCATCAGGCCAATCCCATGATTTCTCAAATAATAGCCTTGAAAATGTATCAGTTACATTTCATTCAATGGATCTTAAAGACCGGCCTCATAATTCGTCCAACAATCCCGAGTTTGATGAAGGTGATTTGGATAGCGGATTTAGTGGTAGCGGAAGTAGTAGCGGTGCCAGTTGCAATGAAAGTTTGCGAGATTATAAAATAGGAAGCACACTGTTGACCCGTAACCAGTCTTTCCTTCATAAGAAAAACCTTTGTTACTCACCTACATCTTCTGGGGTATTTGCTTCGAAGACTAGTGTGGCATCACATGAAGATGTAGTTCCAggcaataaaaacaatgaagtAACATCGTTTGTTTGTGTTCACCGTTGCTCAGATACGAATAAATTATCCATGCCATCGACGTCAACGGGTCCTAAatctaaaaatagtttttggtcTATGAAATCGTAA